Proteins found in one Cervus canadensis isolate Bull #8, Minnesota chromosome 24, ASM1932006v1, whole genome shotgun sequence genomic segment:
- the CDK5R2 gene encoding cyclin-dependent kinase 5 activator 2, with protein MGTVLSLSPASSAKGRRPGGLPEEKKKAPPAGDEALGGYGAPPAGKGGKGESRLKRPSVLISALTWKRLVAASAKKKKGSKKVTPKPASTGPDPLVQQRNRENLLRKGRDPPDGGGAAKPLAVPVPTVPAAAATCEPPSGGSAGAPPPGSGGGKPPPPPPPAPQAAPPVPGGSPRRVIVQASTGELLRCLGDFVCRRCYRLKELSPGELVGWFRGVDRSLLLQGWQDQAFITPANLVFVYLLCRESLRGDELASAAELQAAFLTCLYLAYSYMGNEISYPLKPFLVEPDKERFWQRCLRLIQRLSPQMLRLNADPHFFTQVFQDLKNEGEASASAGGPPNGGAPAAPSTSSSSSAARDSCATGAKHWTMNLDR; from the coding sequence ATGGGCACGGTGCTGTCTCTTTCCCCCGCCTCCTCGGCCAAGGGCCGGAGGCCCGGCGGGCTGCCCGAGGAGAAGAAGAAGGCGCCGCCCGCGGGAGACGAGGCTCTGGGGGGCTACGGGGCGCCGCCAGCGGGCAAGGGCGGCAAAGGCGAGAGCCGGCTCAAACGGCCGTCCGTGCTTATCTCCGCGCTCACCTGGAAGCGCCTTGTGGCCGCGTCCGCCAAGAAGAAGAAAGGCAGCAAGAAGGTGACGCCCAAGCCAGCGTCCACCGGCCCCGACCCCCTGGTCCAGCAACGCAACCGCGAGAACCTTCTCCGCAAAGGTCGGGATCCCCCCGACGGCGGCGGCGCCGCCAAGCCCCTGGCGGTGCCCGTGCCCACCGTGCCCGCGGCCGCCGCCACCTGCGAGCCGCCGTCGGGGGGCAGCGCCGGCGCTCCGCCGCCAGGCTCGGGCGGAGGgaagccgccgccgccgccgcccccagccccgcagGCGGCGCCGCCGGTCCCTGGTGGTTCGCCGCGGCGGGTCATCGTGCAGGCTTCTACCGGCGAGCTGCTGCGCTGCCTGGGCGACTTCGTGTGCCGGCGCTGCTACCGTCTCAAGGAGCTGAGCCCAGGCGAGCTGGTGGGCTGGTTCCGCGGAGTGGACCGCTCGCTGCTGCTGCAGGGCTGGCAAGACCAGGCCTTCATTACGCCCGCCAACCTGGTGTTCGTGTACCTGCTGTGCCGCGAGTCGCTGCGCGGGGACGAGCTGGCGTCGGCCGCCGAGCTGCAGGCCGCCTTCCTCACCTGCCTCTACCTCGCCTACTCCTACATGGGCAACGAGATCTCCTACCCGCTCAAGCCCTTCCTCGTGGAGCCCGACAAGGAGCGCTTCTGGCAACGCTGCCTGCGCCTCATCCAGCGGCTCAGCCCGCAGATGCTGAGGCTCAATGCCGACCCCCACTTCTTCACGCAGGTCTTCCAAGACCTCAAGAACGAGGGCGAGGCCTCCGCCAGCGCCGGGGGTCCACCCAACGGGGGCGCGCCCGCGgctccctccacctcctcctcctcctcggccgCCAGGGACAGCTGCGCGACTGGAGCCAAGCACTGGACTATGAACCTGGACCGCTAG